The Streptomyces sp. NBC_01244 genome contains a region encoding:
- a CDS encoding methionine ABC transporter permease: MTWSEMQPLLTQGTFDTLYMVLWSALVTILGGLPIGILLVLTDKGGLLQNRAVNKVLGVIVNMGRSLPFIILLIFLIPVTTAIVGTFIGPTAMIVPLAIGAIPFFARLVETAVREVDHGLIEAVESMGGGIPTLVGKVLLPQALPSLIAAVTTTVITLIGYSAMAGAVGGEGLGSKAITYGFQRFETGFMIATVVVLIVLVTVIQLIGDGVVRLLARRGRTA, from the coding sequence GTGACCTGGTCCGAAATGCAGCCGCTGCTCACGCAGGGCACCTTCGACACCCTCTACATGGTGTTGTGGTCCGCCCTGGTGACCATCCTGGGCGGACTGCCCATCGGCATCCTGCTCGTCCTCACGGACAAGGGCGGCCTGCTCCAGAACCGCGCGGTCAACAAGGTCCTCGGCGTGATCGTGAACATGGGCCGCTCGCTGCCGTTCATCATCCTGCTGATCTTCCTGATCCCGGTCACCACGGCGATCGTCGGCACCTTCATCGGCCCCACCGCCATGATCGTCCCGCTCGCCATCGGAGCCATCCCCTTCTTCGCCCGGCTCGTCGAGACCGCAGTCCGCGAGGTGGACCACGGCCTGATCGAAGCCGTCGAGTCCATGGGCGGCGGCATCCCGACCCTGGTCGGCAAGGTGCTCCTCCCGCAGGCGCTGCCCTCGCTGATCGCGGCCGTCACCACCACCGTGATCACCCTGATCGGCTACTCGGCCATGGCCGGCGCCGTCGGCGGCGAAGGCCTCGGCTCCAAGGCCATCACGTACGGCTTCCAGCGCTTCGAGACCGGCTTCATGATCGCCACCGTCGTGGTGCTGATCGTGCTCGTCACGGTGATCCAGCTCATCGGCGACGGCGTGGTACGCCTCCTCGCGCGGCGCGGTCGGACAGCCTGA
- a CDS encoding methionine ABC transporter ATP-binding protein, with translation MITTSGLTKVYPSRGREVTALDGVDLHVRQGEVYGVIGQSGAGKSSLIRCVNLLERPTAGTVSVDGVDLTALAGRGRRAGKELREARSRIGMVFQHFNLLSSRTVQGNIELPLEILGISGRERSRKAAELLDLVGLADKAKSYPGQLSGGQKQRVGIARALAGDPKVLLSDEATSALDPETTRQILQLLRDLNRQLGLTVLLITHEMDVVKSVCDSAALMRQGRIVEAGKVTELLATPGSELAHELFPLTGSATTAEHTVIDVTFHGETATQPVISQLARTYNIDISILGAAMDTVAGRQIGRMRIELPGRYEDNVVPVGFLREQGLQVDVVEAETDVDGELAELVKDGAK, from the coding sequence GTGATCACCACATCGGGCCTCACGAAGGTCTACCCATCCCGTGGCCGCGAGGTCACCGCCCTGGACGGCGTCGACCTGCACGTCCGCCAGGGCGAGGTCTACGGAGTCATCGGCCAGAGCGGCGCCGGAAAGTCCTCCCTGATCCGCTGCGTGAACCTGCTGGAGCGCCCCACCGCCGGCACGGTGTCCGTCGACGGGGTCGACCTCACCGCCCTCGCCGGCCGGGGGCGCCGCGCGGGCAAGGAGCTCCGCGAGGCCCGCAGCCGCATCGGCATGGTCTTCCAGCACTTCAACCTGCTGTCCTCGCGCACCGTGCAGGGCAACATCGAACTGCCCCTGGAGATCCTCGGGATCTCCGGCCGCGAGCGCTCCCGCAAGGCCGCCGAACTGCTGGACCTCGTCGGCCTCGCCGACAAGGCCAAGTCCTACCCCGGTCAGCTCTCCGGCGGCCAGAAGCAGCGCGTCGGCATCGCCCGCGCCCTGGCCGGCGACCCCAAGGTGCTGCTCTCCGACGAGGCCACCAGCGCCCTGGACCCCGAGACCACCCGCCAGATCCTCCAGCTGCTGCGCGACCTCAACCGGCAGCTGGGCCTGACCGTCCTGCTCATCACGCACGAGATGGACGTGGTCAAGTCCGTCTGCGACTCGGCCGCCCTCATGCGTCAGGGCCGGATCGTCGAGGCCGGCAAGGTCACCGAGCTGCTGGCCACCCCCGGCTCAGAGCTCGCCCACGAACTGTTCCCGCTGACCGGGTCCGCGACCACCGCGGAGCACACGGTCATCGACGTCACCTTCCACGGCGAGACCGCGACCCAGCCGGTCATCTCCCAGCTGGCCCGCACCTACAACATCGACATATCGATCCTCGGCGCCGCGATGGACACCGTCGCCGGCCGGCAGATCGGCCGCATGCGCATCGAGCTGCCCGGCCGCTACGAGGACAACGTCGTACCCGTCGGCTTCCTGCGCGAGCAGGGTCTGCAGGTGGATGTCGTAGAGGCGGAGACGGACGTCGACGGCGAACTGGCCGAGCTGGTCAAGGACGGTGCGAAGTGA
- a CDS encoding GNAT family N-acetyltransferase, translating to MGMSVTISAADAEDAEQIIKLQYLAFQSEAELYGNYRIQPLTQSLDSLKAELASDTVLVARLGEEIVGAVRGTVDEEGTGKIAKLCVHPRLQGHGLGARLLSAVEAALSGDDATTRFRLHTGHKSESNLRLYRKAGYTQVGGRTASDGVRLVILEKEAKEATDFAVSA from the coding sequence ATGGGCATGAGCGTGACGATTTCGGCGGCAGACGCCGAGGATGCCGAGCAGATCATCAAGCTGCAGTATCTGGCGTTCCAGAGCGAGGCCGAGCTGTACGGCAACTACCGCATCCAGCCGCTCACCCAGTCCCTGGACTCCCTCAAGGCCGAACTGGCCTCGGACACCGTCCTGGTGGCCCGGCTCGGCGAGGAGATCGTCGGGGCCGTGCGCGGCACCGTCGACGAGGAGGGCACCGGCAAGATCGCCAAGCTCTGCGTGCACCCCCGGCTCCAGGGCCACGGCCTCGGCGCCCGGCTGCTGAGCGCGGTCGAGGCGGCCCTGTCCGGCGACGACGCGACCACCCGCTTCCGGCTGCACACCGGCCACAAGAGCGAGTCGAACCTGCGGCTCTACCGCAAGGCCGGCTACACCCAGGTCGGCGGGCGCACCGCGTCCGACGGCGTCCGTCTGGTGATCCTGGAGAAGGAGGCCAAGGAGGCCACCGACTTCGCGGTCAGCGCCTGA
- a CDS encoding sigma-70 family RNA polymerase sigma factor, which yields MDLLKADLPDLFETLRPLLAAEAAAETAGTGVDAADLEQAVWVRLLEHRRIPAEPADWLRRAVRGEARRARRRARHEVPYGHRQHSADGGSGAGARTSTGAEPEDALLHGEENRALRSAVARLPGRCPELMRALLSPRDLTYREIAGELGISQGSLGPVRSRCLGCLRRMLAVEVAAPALRGMER from the coding sequence ATGGACCTGCTGAAGGCTGACCTCCCCGACCTGTTCGAAACGCTCCGCCCGCTGCTCGCGGCCGAAGCGGCCGCCGAGACCGCGGGCACCGGGGTGGACGCCGCCGACCTGGAGCAAGCCGTCTGGGTCAGGCTGCTGGAGCACCGCCGCATCCCCGCCGAACCCGCCGACTGGCTGCGCCGGGCGGTGCGCGGAGAGGCCCGCCGGGCGCGGCGCCGGGCCCGGCACGAAGTCCCGTACGGCCACCGCCAGCACTCGGCGGACGGCGGGTCCGGCGCGGGGGCCCGTACCAGCACGGGCGCAGAACCGGAAGACGCCCTACTGCACGGCGAGGAGAACCGGGCCCTCCGATCGGCGGTCGCCCGATTGCCCGGAAGGTGTCCGGAGCTCATGAGGGCACTTCTTTCGCCCAGGGACCTCACTTACCGTGAAATCGCAGGAGAGTTGGGTATCTCACAAGGAAGTTTGGGGCCCGTCCGTTCCCGTTGCCTGGGATGTCTGCGCAGAATGCTGGCCGTAGAGGTTGCGGCTCCCGCCCTGCGGGGAATGGAGCGGTAG
- a CDS encoding glycerophosphodiester phosphodiesterase — MTQGGAARRTVLGAAVVAAGGAFGGIVAGGGPAAAAESGHGGGAGGGRGGGYRDLPVPTVIGHRGASGYRPEHTLGSYQLALDLGADVVEQDLVPTKDGHLVCRHENEIGGTTDVADHPGFAARKTTKTIDGVAVTGWFTEDFTLAELKTLRAKERIPALRQRNTLYDGRWDVPTFEEVLRWADREGRRRGKRVWLHVETKHPSYFRGLGLGLEEPLARLLRRYGRDGRGAPLFLQSFEPSSIQRLSRLVSSPRVVLLSAAGTRPWDFELAKDPRTVADLVRPDGLRWIAGFAQGIGPTMDLILPRDAAGKLGAPTTLVADAHAQGLILHPYTARNENNFLPADYRKGTDPTAYGDAFGAFKTYFEQGIDGIFTDHPDTGLLAAEAFRPGRGVNA, encoded by the coding sequence ATGACACAGGGTGGGGCAGCGCGGCGCACGGTACTGGGCGCGGCCGTCGTCGCGGCGGGCGGAGCCTTCGGCGGAATCGTGGCGGGCGGCGGTCCGGCCGCGGCGGCGGAGAGCGGCCACGGGGGAGGCGCGGGAGGCGGTCGGGGCGGCGGCTACCGGGACCTTCCGGTGCCGACGGTCATCGGGCACCGCGGAGCCAGCGGCTACCGGCCCGAGCACACGCTCGGGTCCTACCAGCTCGCGCTCGACCTCGGCGCCGACGTCGTCGAACAGGACCTCGTGCCCACCAAGGACGGCCACCTGGTGTGCCGCCACGAGAACGAGATCGGCGGCACGACGGACGTCGCCGACCACCCCGGGTTCGCCGCCCGCAAGACGACCAAGACGATCGACGGGGTCGCCGTCACGGGCTGGTTCACCGAGGACTTCACCCTCGCCGAGCTGAAGACCCTGCGCGCGAAGGAACGCATCCCCGCCCTCCGGCAGCGCAACACGCTCTACGACGGCCGCTGGGACGTCCCCACCTTCGAGGAGGTGCTCCGCTGGGCCGACCGCGAGGGCCGGCGGCGCGGTAAGCGCGTGTGGCTGCACGTGGAGACCAAGCACCCCAGCTACTTCCGCGGCCTGGGCCTCGGCCTGGAGGAGCCCCTCGCCAGGCTGCTGCGCCGCTACGGGCGCGACGGCCGGGGCGCCCCGCTCTTCCTGCAGTCCTTCGAACCCTCCAGCATCCAGCGGCTCTCCCGGCTGGTCTCCAGCCCGCGCGTGGTGCTCCTCTCGGCGGCGGGCACCCGCCCGTGGGACTTCGAGCTGGCCAAGGATCCCCGGACGGTCGCCGATCTGGTCAGGCCCGACGGGCTGCGCTGGATCGCCGGCTTCGCCCAGGGCATCGGACCGACCATGGACCTGATCCTGCCGCGCGACGCCGCCGGCAAGCTCGGCGCCCCGACCACCCTGGTCGCGGACGCCCACGCGCAGGGGCTGATCCTGCACCCCTACACCGCGCGGAACGAGAACAACTTCCTGCCGGCCGACTACCGCAAGGGCACCGACCCGACGGCCTACGGGGACGCCTTCGGCGCCTTCAAGACCTACTTCGAACAGGGCATCGACGGCATCTTCACCGACCATCCCGACACCGGGTTGCTCGCGGCGGAGGCCTTCCGCCCGGGCCGCGGCGTCAACGCCTGA
- a CDS encoding lysophospholipid acyltransferase family protein: MRLMFRTRVEGIENIPGTGPVILAGNHLTFIDSMILPLVCDRTVHFIGKDEYVTGKGIKGRAMAWFFTGAGMIPVDRDGANGGVAALMTGRRILEEGKIFGIYPEGTRSPDGRLYRGRTGIARLTLMTGAPVVPFAMIGTDKLQPGGAGMPRPGRVTVRFGEAMEFSRYEGMDRDRYVLRAVTDSVMAEVMRLSGQEYVDMYATKAKAA; this comes from the coding sequence ATGCGCCTGATGTTCCGCACCCGCGTCGAGGGCATCGAGAACATTCCGGGCACCGGGCCGGTGATCCTCGCGGGCAACCACCTCACCTTCATCGACTCGATGATCCTGCCGCTGGTGTGCGACCGCACGGTCCACTTCATCGGCAAGGACGAGTACGTGACCGGCAAGGGCATCAAGGGCCGGGCCATGGCCTGGTTCTTCACCGGCGCCGGCATGATCCCCGTGGACCGCGACGGGGCCAACGGCGGAGTCGCCGCCCTGATGACCGGTCGGCGGATCCTCGAAGAGGGCAAGATCTTCGGCATCTACCCCGAGGGCACCCGCTCCCCCGACGGCCGCCTCTACCGGGGCCGCACCGGCATCGCCCGCCTGACCCTGATGACCGGCGCGCCCGTCGTCCCCTTCGCGATGATCGGCACCGACAAGCTCCAGCCCGGCGGCGCCGGCATGCCGCGCCCGGGCCGGGTCACCGTCCGGTTCGGCGAGGCGATGGAGTTCTCCCGGTACGAGGGCATGGACCGCGACCGCTACGTGCTGCGCGCCGTCACCGACTCGGTGATGGCCGAGGTCATGCGGCTCTCCGGCCAGGAGTACGTGGACATGTACGCGACCAAGGCCAAGGCGGCCTGA
- a CDS encoding membrane-associated oxidoreductase, with product MEITDLTPAERRVWDAFPRGEGVDFREDRAEEATDGASWGPDRTVRAEVLAHLLLRGAVPLDGQVPGLNVRGARIIGKLNLKYADIDHAIRLRACWFERKPLLYGARLRIVSLSDSALPGLTASTVSVDIALKLSCCRITGPVRLAGARIAGGLFLRKAVIGTAGPAEEGQEAALQFNHADIGTDVIAMELTVHGQTRINGATVGGQINFDDARLLAPGATALHAEILNVGTDLRAMRLEARGRVNLTGSRIPGQLNFAYARLINPGGVALRASSCVAGEVWLRNCPTVQGGVNLRRSQFDLLHIAPETWPEQVRIAGLGYRALSPHVPAEQRLPVLEREESGYLPHAYEQLATAYRTAGDEAAARTVLLAKLRRHRRTLPRIARFWGLLQDATVGYGFRPLRAAGWLLALLITGTVAYGLHPPRELKQGEAPDFNPVFYTIDLMLPIIGFGQEAPFAPDGWYQWLSYLLIVTGWVLATTTAAGVSRSLQRQ from the coding sequence ATGGAGATCACCGACTTGACCCCGGCGGAGCGCCGCGTATGGGACGCCTTCCCCCGCGGGGAAGGCGTCGATTTCCGGGAGGACCGGGCCGAGGAGGCCACCGACGGCGCCTCGTGGGGACCCGACCGGACCGTACGCGCCGAAGTCCTCGCCCACCTGCTGCTGCGCGGCGCGGTCCCCCTCGACGGGCAGGTCCCCGGGCTCAACGTCCGCGGCGCCCGGATCATCGGCAAGCTCAACCTCAAGTACGCCGACATCGACCACGCGATCCGGCTGCGGGCCTGCTGGTTCGAGCGCAAACCCCTCCTGTACGGGGCCCGGTTGAGGATCGTGTCACTGAGCGACTCGGCCCTGCCCGGCCTGACCGCCTCCACCGTCAGCGTCGACATCGCGCTCAAGCTGTCCTGCTGCCGCATCACCGGGCCGGTACGCCTCGCCGGCGCCCGGATAGCAGGCGGACTCTTCCTCCGGAAGGCGGTCATCGGCACGGCGGGCCCGGCCGAGGAGGGCCAGGAGGCGGCGCTCCAGTTCAACCACGCCGACATCGGCACCGACGTCATCGCCATGGAGCTCACCGTCCACGGCCAGACCCGCATCAACGGCGCCACCGTCGGCGGCCAGATCAACTTCGACGACGCCCGGCTCCTCGCCCCCGGCGCGACCGCCCTGCACGCCGAGATCCTCAACGTCGGCACCGACCTGCGCGCCATGCGGCTGGAGGCCCGCGGCCGGGTCAACCTCACCGGCTCCCGGATACCGGGCCAGCTCAACTTCGCCTACGCCCGCCTCATCAACCCCGGCGGGGTCGCGCTGCGCGCCTCCAGCTGTGTCGCCGGCGAGGTGTGGCTGCGCAACTGCCCGACCGTCCAGGGCGGTGTGAACCTGCGCCGCTCCCAGTTCGACCTGCTCCACATCGCGCCCGAGACCTGGCCGGAGCAGGTCCGCATCGCGGGACTCGGCTACCGCGCCCTCAGCCCGCACGTTCCCGCCGAGCAGAGACTGCCCGTCCTGGAGCGCGAGGAGTCGGGCTACCTCCCGCACGCCTACGAACAGCTCGCCACGGCCTACCGCACGGCGGGCGACGAGGCTGCGGCGCGGACCGTCCTGCTCGCCAAACTGCGCCGGCACCGCCGCACCCTGCCCCGGATCGCCCGATTCTGGGGGCTGCTCCAGGACGCCACCGTGGGCTACGGGTTCCGGCCGCTGCGCGCCGCGGGCTGGCTGCTGGCGCTGCTGATCACGGGGACCGTCGCGTACGGGCTCCATCCGCCCCGGGAGCTGAAGCAGGGGGAGGCGCCGGACTTCAACCCGGTCTTCTACACGATCGACCTGATGCTGCCGATCATCGGCTTCGGGCAGGAAGCGCCCTTCGCGCCGGACGGCTGGTACCAGTGGCTGTCGTACCTGCTGATCGTGACCGGCTGGGTCCTCGCCACGACGACCGCGGCGGGCGTCAGCCGGTCACTGCAACGGCAGTAG
- a CDS encoding MFS transporter, translating into MSRTEQLTRTKGAEGRSPGRWLALSVLVLAVLLVAVDATVLGLATPALSEDLKPSGTQLLWIGDIYSFVIAGLLVSMGSLGDRIGRKKLLLVGATAFGAVSVLNAYATSPEMMIVARALLGVAGATLMPSTLALIRNIFHDPKERSLAIGIWGATASAGAAVGPVVGGALLQHFWWGSVFLINLPVMIVLVIVGIKLLPESKNPVAGPWDLISVGLSLVGIIGVVYAVKQVATHGMGWEVWAAAVIGGGALYAFVRRQFTLPAPLLDMRLFKHRGFSGAVLADLLTVFGLSGLVFFLSQFLQLVQGREPLEAGLAELPAAVGAVVTGLVAGSYARKYGVRVIVTGGLAAIGIALAALTVIHKETGYPLLGAALLIVGLGAGFSFTVTADVILSSVPKEQAGSASAVSETAYELGAALGIALLGSVVTGVYQGFTAPASVSGPVADAAHESLGGAVEAAKSLDPQTAQQMVGAAQEAFVDGLRLASGVGAAVLLATAVAAWFLLKGQELQDGIEH; encoded by the coding sequence ATGAGCCGTACCGAACAGCTGACCCGGACCAAGGGGGCGGAGGGCCGGAGCCCCGGGCGCTGGCTCGCGCTCTCCGTGCTCGTCCTGGCCGTCCTGCTGGTCGCGGTCGACGCCACCGTACTCGGTCTCGCCACGCCCGCCCTCAGCGAGGACCTGAAGCCCTCGGGCACCCAGCTCCTGTGGATCGGCGACATCTACTCCTTCGTCATCGCCGGCCTGCTCGTCTCCATGGGCTCCCTCGGCGACCGGATCGGCCGCAAGAAGCTCCTCCTCGTCGGCGCCACCGCCTTCGGCGCCGTCTCCGTCCTCAACGCCTACGCCACCAGCCCCGAAATGATGATCGTCGCCCGGGCCCTGCTCGGCGTGGCCGGCGCGACCCTGATGCCCTCCACCCTCGCGCTGATCCGCAACATCTTCCACGACCCCAAGGAGCGCAGCCTCGCCATCGGCATCTGGGGCGCCACCGCCTCGGCCGGCGCGGCCGTCGGCCCCGTGGTCGGCGGAGCCCTGCTCCAGCACTTCTGGTGGGGCTCGGTCTTCCTCATCAACCTCCCCGTGATGATCGTCCTGGTCATCGTCGGCATCAAGCTGCTGCCCGAATCCAAGAACCCGGTCGCCGGCCCCTGGGACCTGATCAGCGTCGGCCTCTCCCTCGTCGGCATCATCGGCGTGGTCTACGCCGTCAAGCAGGTCGCCACCCACGGCATGGGCTGGGAGGTGTGGGCGGCCGCCGTCATCGGAGGCGGCGCGCTCTACGCCTTCGTACGCCGCCAGTTCACGCTGCCGGCCCCGCTCCTCGACATGCGGCTCTTCAAGCACCGCGGGTTCTCCGGCGCGGTCCTCGCCGACCTGCTCACCGTCTTCGGCCTGTCCGGACTGGTCTTCTTCCTCTCCCAGTTCCTCCAGCTCGTCCAGGGCCGCGAACCGCTCGAAGCCGGCCTCGCCGAACTGCCCGCCGCCGTCGGCGCCGTGGTCACCGGCCTGGTCGCGGGCAGCTACGCCCGCAAGTACGGGGTACGGGTCATCGTGACCGGAGGCCTCGCCGCCATCGGCATCGCGCTGGCCGCGCTGACCGTGATCCACAAGGAGACCGGCTACCCGCTGCTCGGCGCGGCCCTGCTCATCGTCGGCCTCGGCGCAGGCTTCTCCTTCACCGTCACCGCCGACGTGATCCTCTCCAGCGTGCCCAAGGAGCAGGCCGGATCCGCCTCGGCCGTCTCCGAGACCGCCTACGAACTGGGCGCCGCCCTCGGCATCGCCCTGCTCGGCTCCGTCGTCACCGGCGTCTACCAGGGCTTCACCGCCCCGGCCTCCGTCAGCGGCCCCGTCGCCGACGCCGCCCACGAATCCCTCGGCGGCGCCGTCGAAGCGGCCAAGTCACTGGACCCGCAGACCGCCCAGCAGATGGTCGGCGCCGCCCAGGAAGCCTTCGTCGACGGCCTGCGGCTGGCCTCCGGGGTGGGCGCGGCCGTCCTGCTGGCCACCGCCGTGGCCGCCTGGTTCCTGCTCAAGGGGCAGGAACTCCAGGACGGCATCGAGCACTGA
- a CDS encoding TetR/AcrR family transcriptional regulator, whose product MAMDRDQVLRAAAALLSRKSTATMDEVARAAGIGRATLHRHFAGRDALVRALEELGIREFEVAFDNARLGEGTAIDALRRLVAEAEPNAELLAFLVTENQLFEGDQVNEGWARLDARVGDLFRRGQHEGDIRIDLSPAWLTEALYGLIGTCAWAVMDGRVAAKDFQYMIIELLLGGARRSVEK is encoded by the coding sequence ATGGCCATGGATCGTGATCAGGTGCTCCGCGCCGCCGCCGCCCTGCTCTCCCGCAAATCGACCGCGACGATGGACGAGGTCGCGAGGGCCGCCGGCATCGGCCGCGCGACCCTCCACCGGCACTTCGCCGGGCGCGACGCCCTCGTACGGGCGCTCGAAGAGCTCGGGATCCGGGAGTTCGAGGTGGCCTTCGACAACGCCCGCCTCGGCGAGGGCACGGCGATCGACGCGCTCCGCAGGCTCGTCGCCGAAGCGGAGCCCAACGCCGAGCTGCTGGCCTTCCTCGTCACCGAGAACCAGCTCTTCGAGGGGGACCAGGTCAACGAGGGCTGGGCCCGGCTCGACGCCCGCGTCGGCGACCTCTTCCGGCGCGGCCAGCACGAGGGCGACATCCGGATCGACCTGAGCCCCGCCTGGCTCACCGAGGCCCTCTACGGGCTCATCGGCACCTGCGCCTGGGCCGTCATGGACGGCCGGGTCGCGGCCAAGGACTTTCAGTACATGATCATCGAGTTGCTGCTCGGTGGCGCACGACGGAGTGTGGAGAAATGA
- a CDS encoding HAD domain-containing protein has translation MNPKPLLLIDVDGPLNPYAAKPQRRPEGYRTHRMRPTGWTGAESAKPLRVWLNPDHGAELRALAEAYELVWATTWKGEANEWISPRLDLPELPWIDWPQMHGRAPRGTFWKTQYVLEYAGGRPFAWIDDDITDMDRAYVEQRHPAHALLLRIDERIGLVRADFDALAEWAR, from the coding sequence ATGAACCCGAAGCCCCTGCTGCTGATCGACGTGGACGGCCCGCTGAACCCCTACGCGGCCAAGCCCCAGCGGCGCCCCGAGGGCTACCGCACGCACCGGATGCGCCCGACGGGCTGGACCGGCGCCGAGAGCGCGAAGCCGCTGCGGGTCTGGCTGAATCCGGACCACGGGGCGGAGCTGCGCGCACTCGCGGAGGCGTACGAGCTCGTCTGGGCGACCACCTGGAAGGGCGAGGCGAACGAGTGGATATCCCCGCGCCTGGACCTGCCCGAACTCCCCTGGATCGACTGGCCGCAAATGCACGGGCGCGCGCCGCGCGGGACCTTCTGGAAGACCCAGTACGTCCTGGAGTACGCGGGCGGGCGGCCCTTCGCCTGGATCGACGACGACATCACGGACATGGACCGCGCGTACGTGGAGCAGCGCCACCCCGCGCACGCCCTGCTGCTGCGGATCGACGAGCGGATCGGGCTGGTCCGGGCCGACTTCGACGCACTGGCGGAGTGGGCGAGATGA
- the argH gene encoding argininosuccinate lyase — protein MSSNNGGDVRLWGARFADGPAEALAKLSASVHFDWRLAPYDIAGSKAHARVLAKAGLLTADELGRMIAGLDQLAVDVESGSFTGTIADEDVHTALERGLLERLGADLGGKLRAGRSRNDQIATLFRMYLRDHARIIGGLVAELQDALVGLAEAHADVAMPGRTHLQHAQPVLFAHHVLAHVQALSRDAERLRQWDTRTAVSPYGSGALAGSSLGLDPEAVAAELGFERGSVGNSIDGTASRDFVAEFAFVTAMIGINLSRIAEEIIIWNTKEFSFVTLHDAFSTGSSIMPQKKNPDIAELARGKSGRLIGNLTGLLATLKALPLAYNRDLQEDKEPVFDSCDTLEVLLPAFTGMMATLTINRERMEELAPAGFSLATDIAEWLVKQGVPFRVAHEVAGGCVKECEGLGIELDELTDEQFAKISEHLTPEVRSVLNVKGALASRDGRGGTAPSAVAIQLTELKADLVIQHAWAAHKN, from the coding sequence GTGAGCAGCAACAACGGTGGTGACGTCCGGCTCTGGGGCGCCCGGTTCGCCGACGGTCCCGCCGAGGCCCTCGCGAAGCTGTCCGCGTCGGTCCACTTCGACTGGCGCCTGGCCCCGTACGACATCGCGGGCTCCAAGGCCCACGCCCGCGTCCTCGCCAAGGCGGGCCTGCTCACGGCCGACGAGCTCGGCCGCATGATCGCCGGGCTGGACCAGCTCGCGGTCGACGTGGAGAGCGGCTCCTTCACCGGCACCATCGCCGACGAAGACGTCCACACCGCGCTGGAGCGGGGCCTGCTGGAGCGGCTCGGCGCCGACCTCGGCGGCAAGCTGCGCGCCGGCCGGTCGCGCAACGACCAGATCGCCACCCTCTTCCGCATGTACCTGCGCGACCACGCCCGGATCATCGGCGGCCTCGTCGCCGAGCTCCAGGACGCGCTGGTCGGCCTCGCCGAGGCGCACGCCGACGTGGCCATGCCGGGCCGGACCCACCTCCAGCACGCGCAGCCGGTGCTCTTCGCCCACCACGTACTGGCCCACGTGCAGGCCCTGTCCCGGGACGCGGAGCGGCTGCGCCAGTGGGACACCCGGACCGCCGTCTCCCCGTACGGCTCGGGCGCCCTCGCGGGCTCCTCGCTCGGCCTGGACCCGGAGGCGGTCGCCGCCGAACTGGGCTTCGAGCGGGGTTCGGTCGGCAACTCCATCGACGGCACGGCCTCGCGCGACTTCGTCGCCGAGTTCGCCTTCGTCACCGCGATGATCGGGATCAACCTGTCCCGGATCGCGGAAGAGATCATCATCTGGAACACGAAGGAGTTCTCCTTCGTCACCCTGCACGACGCCTTCTCCACCGGGTCGTCGATCATGCCGCAGAAGAAGAACCCGGACATCGCCGAGCTGGCGCGCGGCAAGTCGGGCCGCCTCATCGGCAACCTGACGGGCTTGCTCGCCACCCTCAAGGCCCTTCCCCTGGCCTACAACCGGGACCTCCAGGAGGACAAGGAGCCGGTCTTCGACTCCTGCGACACCCTCGAGGTCCTGCTGCCGGCCTTCACCGGGATGATGGCCACCCTCACGATCAACCGGGAGCGGATGGAGGAGCTGGCCCCGGCCGGCTTCTCGCTCGCCACCGACATCGCGGAGTGGCTGGTCAAGCAGGGCGTGCCGTTCCGGGTCGCGCACGAGGTGGCCGGCGGGTGCGTCAAGGAGTGCGAGGGGCTCGGCATCGAGCTCGACGAGCTGACGGACGAGCAGTTCGCGAAGATCTCGGAGCACCTGACGCCGGAGGTCCGTTCGGTCCTCAACGTCAAGGGCGCGCTGGCCTCCCGCGACGGCCGCGGCGGCACCGCCCCGTCGGCGGTGGCGATCCAGCTCACGGAGCTGAAGGCCGACCTGGTCATCCAGCACGCCTGGGCGGCGCACAAGAACTGA